The DNA segment TGGATCTCAAACGGCTTGACGTTTAACACCAGGGATTCTCACACgcagttttaaatatttgcagCTGCATActctgaatttgtgtgtgtgcttgtgtgtgtgtttgcatcccATCCACCATCAATGCATCAATGCTGTCACTGTGCAATGTGAGGAGATCCGTGGCATTGATGTAGAGCGAGGAGGGGCGGGGTTTACTTGGGAACAGAGGGCATCCTACGGACATGAAAGCATCCATCGAACCTTTTTAAGGAGAAACATACATGCACAGCTCCAGTTACaagccccccctcccctcttcctaTATTGGCAAGATTTATTTCACCCCACCAGCTCCAATCCTTTCACCTCTGTCCTGCATTAAAGGTATATAAGAGTGGCATTAAGCTGTCACACACTGGAGCCAAGAGACTCATCACACTCAAAGAGAGCAGTGACATCAGGCCTGAGACAGATTCCTGCAGCAGCTTAAAGAGTTAGTCCAGCCTCAAGCAGGAATCAAGATGCCTACTACAACAAGAATAATTTCTAACACCCGGAGAGCAGACAAAGGTGAAcgtttatttttctgcatttcacaGAATTTAGAATCACTGTTTTTTGATCTTTAATACTTAGTTTTTCCTCCAAGAGCTTAACTCTGATGCCTCATTTCGATTTTTAGAAGGGTCATCTCCTTTTGTGTCAAAATAATATTGCAGCATGCATTAGTTAAAGCAAATAATACAGAAGACATAAGCAATGCTTTTAAATGTACTGATTTAATAACCCCACTCTGTGTCTGCAGCACTTTTTATTAGCCTCTGAGTCAGATCCTGAGTGAATGGGTCACTAgagtgtacgtgtgtgtggaggaggcaATAATTCACTGACTGATTTCATGCTTGTCATTATGAGGGGCGTATAATCGGTTTATTGCCTTGGAGCGAGCGGCCTGCAAGTGTCAACATCATCTGCATTAAAACAGATTTCACATGCTGTACTATATGTATTTAACAAACAGCATGTACGGGATAATGCCAGGCTTGAAAATAGGTGTCATTAAGCAGGGTTGTGAGTGTACAGATAGTATTATTATGAAGTAGCATCGTTTGAAGAAGCCTTAAGTCTTACAATTGTCTTGCGATTTCTGTCACTTAAACTAGATTTTCACtataattgttttctttttaataataaGAATCCAGCATCTTGTCTACACGAAACTAAATAATATagtatcaataaaaaaaaaaagtctttcttcacacactttgaaaacagATTGAAAGAGCTGAAGTGTTATGCaccattataaaaaaaataaaaaaaattcagtcaaATCCCGTCACGACTTGACTAACAAGCCCCATGCAGATTTGCCACAGTGGGGTTTAGGCTGCGTTCGggtttaaatgttttgtatggTGTCAAGTTGTAATGAGTCCAGACAAAGCAGTTATTTTCATCGCCTTGTGCTATATGCAGACAGGTGGCTTTGCATTCTGCCACGATCTCTTACAGCCTCCAGTCGACAGAGAGATAAATAGCCGCTCATTTAGACGTGGCACGCATACTGCATGGCGTAAAAATAACTGTTaagtttgaaaaatgtagaTAATGATGACAAGTAGATTTACATGCGATGGGAGAGAGCAGCTTCACCTTGAACTCTTTGTCTCTTTACAGCACCACACAAAACCTGCACTATTGTAATTCAATTGATTTTCTTAAGATTGATGcagtttgcttctttttcttgccAAAGTAAATTGCATTAATGTTCTGAGCTgatttttatgtgtgaatgAAACAGACAGTTTATTTTGGATGTGGCCTTGCTTgttgatataaataaaacacattgctTATGTTAGTTAGATGATGACATCTTAATGCTGTGGGGAttaagtttctctttttcttgaTGTCCGTCCTTAACAAAAAACTGGCTCTAGAAAGCATGCAGCTGCTGATATGATGATCTGAAAGAGGCAGATGGTTTTCTAAGTATACAACCGTTTTGCAGAGTCTCACTTCATCACCTGTTGGGACACACctgacacatactgtagccTATATGTATTTATTACTATTCTGTCGTAATACAGgttgctgtgttttttcttgtagcaaaaaaagtcaaagacgGAAACACGGGTAAGACAGTCACCTTACCACAGACCTCATCACACTAtttgctttttaattatttgcacTGTAAATCCTGATTCACCAATTTCCCTCCTCTCATTCCTCAGAGAAGACCCCAGCCTACGAGCCAAATATACCTGAACCCAAATGCAGAGCTGATCTAATCAAACGTGCgatttttactcttttattagttttataCAATCTGGTCCaagtatgatttttttcattaaattaatcATTGTCTCCTGTTTTTTCAGACTGGCTCAACATTTCCCTGGATGACAAGACAGCCAATAAGATGCTGTGGATCACAGAGGGCGGAGTAAAAGTGGCCCGTatgactgatgacatcacttgTCCTGTCTTGGATAGACCAGAGAGATATGAGTATGCTCCACAGGTATGAGGATGCAATTACATTATTTGGTCTAAAATTACAGTattgaaaatgcattttcttttgattttacCATGTTCAAAAAAAGATGGTGTGAAGCCAACCAACAGTGTTATAGAGCAGAGTGCTGGCCccctgtgtttatttaaatcCTGAGCCAACTGGTTTGGCATTGCAAACTGGAGAAAGTGAAGCTACGATAAATTCTCTGCAAGTGGCAGCTCACAGGTTATGTGAGATTATTTCTTAATTACACTGTTATTCCCACTCACATTCCACAAGGTCCTCTGCAATGAAGGCATCCTGGGCTTCCGAGGCTACTGGGAGGTGGAGTTTTCAGGATGGGTTGTAGTCGGAGTCGCGTACGAAAGAGCAGGAAGGAGGAACAGTGACGGATCCTGTGGCCTGGGAGAGAACGAGGAGTCCTGGGGTCTCGGCTGGAGTGGTTCCAGCTATTACGCCTGGCACAAAGGCGACAGTGTAGAGATCAAGGAGATCCCTCAGTGCTCTACAATTGGTGTATACCTTGACCAGCCTGCTGGTATCCTTAATTTCTATGCtgtggaggaagtgaaggatggagaggagggtgCAGGAGGGAAGGAAGTTAAACTTTTGCAGCAAGTTAGGAGCTCCTTTAAGGAGAAAATGATACCAGGTTTCTGGATGGGGACACAGTCTAACTGTTTGATTGTAAAGAAAGAGGAAACCGTATCTACAAGTCAGTGACCTTGATCCCATCTCTTCTGACTGTGAAACAACTACCAGTATGTCAGCATTTACCAACTCAGCACAGGCTTGCATAAATCATGTGCACATCACatcataattaaaacattagTGTACATTAGATGTATTCCTCATATACAGGATCTCTGGggcagacatacagtaaatggTCGTTGCATTTCAATAAAGGGAACAAAGTGCAGGTAGGGATTCACCTTTGACCTTCCACTCTTTTGAACTTTCCTGAAACCACAGGACCACTCAAGgtttatattgatatatttatatatatatatatttatttctccattgttatt comes from the Seriola aureovittata isolate HTS-2021-v1 ecotype China chromosome 21, ASM2101889v1, whole genome shotgun sequence genome and includes:
- the LOC130162809 gene encoding stonustoxin subunit beta-like, yielding MPGLKIGVIKQGSKKVKDGNTEKTPAYEPNIPEPKCRADLIKHWLNISLDDKTANKMLWITEGGVKVARMTDDITCPVLDRPERYEYAPQVLCNEGILGFRGYWEVEFSGWVVVGVAYERAGRRNSDGSCGLGENEESWGLGWSGSSYYAWHKGDSVEIKEIPQCSTIGVYLDQPAGILNFYAVEEVKDGEEGAGGKEVKLLQQVRSSFKEKMIPGFWMGTQSNCLIVKKEETVSTSQ